One Papaver somniferum cultivar HN1 chromosome 10, ASM357369v1, whole genome shotgun sequence genomic window carries:
- the LOC113318482 gene encoding DExH-box ATP-dependent RNA helicase DExH18, mitochondrial-like has translation MARGSATSLYRIYSSRKNISTVRFSLLNHSFHSTRERGECSNSLKGSVFIDIDYPIHRNLTGWINLQLGLRNKKFRDFNVTHWRSYSTEVNGNDANGIFPDSTAVESTTGIDSCSEIVSVSDDDPVRLYRELRDSEENEAKLTTSEWDDVDEIFNCFVKSGWASNQALAIYIGLSFYPTAVRKFQTFLKNKCTGDIAKHLISLGPSHESERFLFPIFVEFCLEEFPDEIKRFRGILDSADLTKPHTWFPFARAMKRKIIYHCGPTNSGKTYNALQRFMEAEKGIYCSPLRLLAMEVFDKVNALGVYCSLHTGQEKKHVPFSNHSACTMEMVSTEQLYDVAVIDEIQMLADPCRGYAWTRVLLGVMADEVHLCGDPSVLKIVRKICAETGDELVENHYERFKSLMVEGKTLLGDLRNVRPGDCVVAFSRREIFEVKMAIEKFTKHRCCVIYGALPPETRRQQATLFNDQDNEYDVLVASDAVGMGLNLNIRRVVFYSLSKYNGDKVVPVPATQVKQIAGRAGRRGSRYPNGLTTTLHLDDLQYLVECLKQPFDEVKKVGLFPFFEQVELFAGKLPDMTFCQLLDKFGENCRLDGSYFLCRHDHIKKVANMLEKVQGLSLEDRFNFCFAPVNIRDPKAMHHLLSFASTYSQNRRVSIAMGMPKCSARNDSELLDLETRHQVLSMYLWLSYHFKQEMFPYVEKYSAMAADIADLLGQSLTNVTWKPESRNPSPKAQKEDGYQRPMSLVKEQQKKRQVNVPQQKFSNQGFSA, from the exons ATGGCGAGAGGAAGTGCAACATCTCTATATCGAATCTATTCATCCAGAAAAAATATTTCTACGGTTAGGTTTTCtttattgaatcattcattcCATTCTACAAGAGAGCGAGGGGAGTGCTCAAACTCTCTAAAAGGTTCGGTTTTTATTGATATTGATTACCCAATACATCGAAATTTGACGGGGTGGATAAACTTACAATTAGGGTTACGGAATAAGAAATTTAGGGATTTTAACGTTACCCATTGGAGATCATACTCTACAGAGGTTAACGGAAATGATGCCAATGGTATTTTTCCTGATTCAACAGCGGTTGAGAGTACAACTGGAATTGATAGTTGTTCTGAGATTGTATCTGTAAGTGATGATGATCCGGTAAGGTTATATCGAGAGCTTCGTGATTCTGAAGAGAATGAAGCGAAGCTAACGACGTCTGAGTGGGATGATGTAGATGagatttttaattgctttgttaaatCAGGATGGGCGTCTAATCAAGCTCTTGCTATTTACATTGGATTGTCATTTTACCCAACAGCTGTTAGAAAGTTTCAAACATTCCTTAAGAATAAATGTACCGGCGATATTGCTAAGCATCTTATATCATTGGGTCCTTCTCACGAGTCTGAGAGGTTccttttccctatttttgttgAATTCTGTTTGGAAGAGTTTCCGGATGAGATCAAAAGGTTTCGGGGAATTCTTGATTCTGCAGATTTAACGAAGCCTCACACTTGGTTTCCATTTGCTAGAGCTATGAAACGGAAAATCATTTACCATTGTGGGCCGACTAACAGTGGTAAAACTTATAATGCCTTGCAGAGGTTTATGGAGGCCGAGAAAGGTATATATTGTAGTCCTCTAAGACTCTTAGCCATGGAAGTCTTTGACAAGGTGAATGCCCTTGGGGTTTACTGTAGTCTCCATACTGGGCAGGAAAAGAAGCATGTTCCATTCTCGAATCACTCTGCATGTACTATGGAGATGGTTTCTACAGAGCAATTGTATGATGTGGCGGTTATAGATGAGATACAGATGTTGGCTGATCCATGTAGAGGTTATGCATGGACTCGAGTATTACTTGGCGTAATGGCTGACGAGGTTCATCTTTGTGGTGACCCAAGTGTTCTGAAAATTGTTCGAAAAATATGTGCAGAAACTGGAGATGAGTTAGTTGAAAATCATTATGAACGGTTCAAGTCTCTCATGGTGGAAGGCAAAACCCTTCTAGGGGATCTGCGGAATGTTAGACCTGGAGATTGTGTTGTTGCATTCTCAAGGAGAGAGATATTTGAGGTAAAAATGGCGATCGAGAAATTTACGAAGCATCGATGTTGTGTCATTTATGGTGCATTGCCGCCAGAGACTAGGCGCCAGCAAGCTACCTTGTTCAATGATCAGGATAATGAGTATGATGTTCTGGTTGCAAGTGATGCGGTGGGAATGGGGTTGAACCTAAATATTAGAAGAGTTGTTTTTTATAGTCTCTCAAAGTATAATGGTGACAAAGTTGTACCCGTTCCAGCCACACAGGTGAAGCAAATTGCGGGAAGAGCTGGCAGAAGAGGAAGCCGCTATCCAAACGGACTCACAACTACCTTGCATCTGGATGATTTGCAGTACCTAGTTGAGTGTTTAAAGCAACCTTTCGACGAAGTTAAGAAAGTGGGTCTGTTTCCTTTCTTTGAGCAGGTGGAGTTATTTGCAGGGAAGCTCCCAGATATGACGTTCTGCCAGCTATTGGATAAGTTTGGTGAGAATTGCCGTCTTGATGGTTCTTACTTCTTGTGTCGTCATGATCATATCAAGAAGGTTGCAAATATGTTGGAGAAGGTTCAAGGATTATCTCTTGAAGACCGTTTTAACTTTTGCTTCGCCCCAGTTAATATTAGAGATCCAAAAGCAATGCACCATCTGTTGAGTTTTGCTTCAACATACAGCCAAAACCGTAGGGTTAGTATAGCAATGGGAATGCCCAAGTGTTCTGCTCGAAATGATTCGGAGTTATTAGATCTCGAGACCAGACATCAAGTTTTGTCTATGTATCTCTGGCTGTCATATCACTTCAAGCAGGAGATGTTCCCTTACGTGGAGAAGTATTCTGCAATGGCAGCAGATATTGCAGATTTATTGGGTCAATCTCTCACTAATGTTACCTGGAAACCTGAATCAAGGAATCCTTCCCCCAAAGCCCAGAAAGAAGATGGCTACCAGAGGCCAATGTCCCTTgtcaaagaacaacaaaa GAAGCGGCAAGTGAATGTTCCGCAGCAAAaattttcaaaccagggtttttcGGCCTAA